TGCTGCAGCAGACGCAGGTCGCGCGAGTCGTGCCCAGGTGGGAGGCGTGGATCGAACGCTGGCCGACACCGGCGGCCCTCGCCGCCGAGCCGCCGTCCGAGGCGGTGCGGGCGTGGGATCGGCTGGGCTACCCGCGTCGGGCGCTCTGGCTCCACCGCGCGGCGGTCGAGATCGTCGAGCGTCACGGCGGCGAGGTGCCGAGCGACCTCGATGCGCTCCTCGCGCTGCAGGGCATCGGTCCGTACACGGCGCGCGCGATCGCCGCATTCGCCTTCGGGCTGCGGGTGCCGGTCGTCGACACCAACACGCGACGGGTCATCGCCCGGTCGGTCTCAGGGCAGGCCGAGCCCGGGCCGCCGTCGACGAAGCGGGACCTCGCCGCGATGGCGGAGCTGCTCCCCCGCGACGACGACGCCGCCCGTCGGTTCAACGCCGGCGCGATGGAACTCGGCGCGACGGTGTGCACGGCACGGACACCCGAGTGCGACTCGTGCCCGATCGCCGGCTCATGTGCGTGGCGCGCCGCCGGCTATCCCGCCTACGCGGGCCCCAGGAAGGCCGTGCAGGCCCGCTTCGCCGGCTCCGATCGCCAGGTGCGCGGACTCGTCATGCGCGAGCTCAGGGCGGCGCACCGCCCCGTCGGCCGAGCCGAGCTCGAGCCCGTCTGGGCCGACGTCGCTCAGCTCGACCGTGCACTCACGACGCTCGTCGCCGACGGACTCGCCGTCTGCGACGCCGAGGGCTATCGACTGCCCGAGGGCTGATCAGCGCGCGGCATCCGCTTCGTCGACGCTCTCGTCGCCGCCCTGCACCTCGTCGCCGTCTTCGTCGAACTCGCGGGGCTTGACGTACGGGTCGGCCTCGCCGGCGTACTCCGCGGATGCCGCGAGCTCGGCCGTCTCGGCGTCGCGCGTCTGCGCCTCACGGAGGAGCGCACTGATGTGCTCGGCGTTCTCCGGGATCGCGTCGGCGATGAACTCGAGCGACGGGGTGAGCCGCGCCGTGATGTTGCGGCCGACCTCGCTGCGGAGCATGCCGGTCGCCGCTGCGAGCGCCTTGGCCGAGTCTTCGCGCTCCTCGTCGGTGCCGTACACCGTGTAGAAGATGCTCGCGTGCTGCAGGTCGCCGGTGACGCGAACGTCGGTGATGGTGACGAACCCGAGCCGCGGGTCGCGCAGGCCCTTGTCGAGCCGCTTGGCCACGATCTCCTTGATGCGATCGGCCATCTTCCTGGCCCGTGCCGGATCCGCCATGTTGTCTCTCCTTTTCGTGGCAAGGCCTGAACGGCTTCGCCGCCCTGGCCGCCTCGACGTGAATCGGGGTAGGGGTCCCCGCTCTTCACCTCAGTGAAAGAACGGGGACCCCTTCCCACGATTTACGCGCGGGGCTTCTCCCGCATCTCGATGGTCTCGATCTCGTCGCCGACCTGGATGTCGTTGAACTTGCCGAGGCCGATGCCCGCCTCGAAGTCCGTGCGGACCTCGGTGACGTCGTCCTTGAAGCGGCGCAGCGACTCGATCGCGAGGTTGTCGCCGACGACGACGCCATCGCGGATGACACGAGCCTTCGCGTTTCGCGTGATCGTTCCCGACCGCACGATGACACCGGCGATGTTGCCGAACTTCGAGGAGCGGAACACCTCGCGGATCTCGGCGACGCCCGACTGGACCTCTTCGTACTCGGGCTTGAGCATGCCCTTGAGCGAGTCCTCGATCTCGTCGATGGCGTTGTAGATCACCGAGTAGAAGCGGATGTCGACGCCCTCGCGAGCGGCGCGCTCGCGCGCCTTCGTGTCGGGACGCACGTTGAAGCCCACGATGATCGCGTTGTCGATCGTCGCGAGGTTCACGTCGCTCTCGGTGATCGCACCGACACCGCGGTGGAGGATGCGCAGCTGCACGCTGTCGTCGACCTCGATCTTCATGAGCGACTCCTCGAGTGCCTCGACGGCACCCGACACGTCACCCTTGATGATGAGGTTGAGCGACTCGACCTTGCCCTCTTCGAGCGCACGGGTGAAGTCCTCGAGCGAGATGCGCTTGCGCGCCTTGGCCAGCTGGGCGTTGCGCTCCGCGGCCTCTCGCTTCTCGGCGATCTGACGCGCGGTGCGGTCCTCCTCGGTGACGAGGAAGGTGTCGCCGGCGCGAGGAACGCTCGAGAGGCCCTGCACCTGCACGGGGCGCGACGGGGTGGCCTCGGCCACGGGGTCGCCGTTCTCGTCGACCATCGCACGAACGCGGCCGTAGGCCGTGCCCGCGACAATCGCGTCGCCGACGCGCAGCGTTCCCGACTGGATGAGCACGGTCGCAACCGCACCGCGACCCTTGTCGAGCTTCGCCTCGATGGCGACACCGCGGGCGTCCTTGTTGGGGTTCGCACGCAGGTCGAGACCGGCGTCGGCCGTGAGGAGCACTGCGTCGAGCAGGTCCTGGATGCCGATGTTCTCGCGAGCCGAGACGTCGACGAACATGACGTCTCCGCCGTACTCCTCGGCGACGAGGCCGAACTCGGTGAGCTGCTGGCGGACCTTCGCCGGGTTGGCGTCGGGCTTGTCGATCTTGTTCACCGCGACCACGATCGGCACGTTCGCCGACTGGGCGTGGTTGAGCGCCTCGACCGTCTGCGGCATGATGCCGTCGTCGGCCGCGACCACGAGGATCGCGATGTCGGTCACCTGCGCACCACGTGCACGCATGGCGGTGAACGCCTCGTGACCCGGGGTGTCGATGAAGGTGATCGCGCGGTCGATGCCCTCGTGCTCGGTGTGCACCTGGTAGGCACCGATGTGCTGGGTGATGCCGCCGGCCTCGCCTGCGACGACGTTCGCGTTGCGGATCGCGTCGAGGAGTCGGGTCTTACCGTGGTCGACGTGACCCATGACGGTGACGACCGGAGGACGCTGCTGGAGGTCTTCGTCGGTCTCGTCCTCGAGCTCCTGGTCGAGGTCGATGTCGAAGCCCTCGAGGAGCTCGCGGTCCTCGTCTTCGGGCGAGACGACCTGGATCTTGTAGCCGAGCTCTTCGCCGAGCACCTGGAAGGTGGCCTCGTCGAGCGACTCGGTCGCCGTCGCCATCTCACCGAGGTGGAACAGCACCGTCACGAGCGAACCGGGATTCGCGTCGATCTTGTCGGCGAAGTCGGAGATCGAGGAGCCGCGACGCAGACGGATGACGGTGTTGCCGTCGCCGCGGGGAACGCTCACGCCGCCGAGCGACGGGGCTTCCCGCATCTCGAATTCGGCCCGCTTCGTCCGCTTCGACTTGCGCGACTTGCTCTTGCCGCCGCCACGACCGAAGGCACCGGCCGTGCCACCACCGGGGCCGCGACCACGGCCGCCGCCACCCGCGGGACGCGGGCCGCCGAAGCCGCCGCCGGGCGCGCCGCCGGGGCGCTGGAAGCCGCCGCCGGCACCGCCGGGACGAGCGCCTGCACCGGCACCGGCGCCGCCGGGGCGCTGGAAGCCGCCGCCGGGGCGACCGCCTGCACCGGCCGGACGCGGAGCGCCGGGACGCGGCGAACCGGGTCGCGGCGCCTGCGGACGCGGGATGTTGCCGGGGCTCGGGCGCTGGCCCATGCCCTGCGCGCTCGAGAACGGGTTGTTGCCCGGGCGCGGCTGAGCGGGGCGCGAGCCCATGCCCTGCGAGCTCGAGAAGGGGTTGTTGCCGGGGCGGGGCGTGCCGCCGCCTGCGGGGCGGGGGGCGCCGGGGCGCGGAGCTGCAGCAGCACCGGGCTTCGGAGCGCCGCCGGGCTTGGCGACGTCGCCATCGCCTTCGGTCGACGCAGCTGCCGGGGCATCCGTCGACTTCTCGGCCGCAGCCTGCGCTGCGCGCTCTTCAGCCTGCGCCTGGCGCTCGGCGACCGTGAGCGGCACCTCGGCGACGGGGGCCTCTGCGACCTCGACCGGGGCCGGAGCCTCGGGGGCGGCCGGAGCCTTCGGAGCCGGCTTCGGGCCGGGCTTGGCGCCGGGCTTCGCAGCGGAGGCCGCTGCGGGCTTCGCCGGTGCCGGAGCGGCAGGAGCCGCGGAAGCGGCCGCGCCTGCAGCCTCGAGCGCCGCCTTCAGGCGACGTGCGACGGGGGGTTCGATGGACGACGAGGGTCCCTTGACGTACTCGCCCATCTCCTTGAGCTTCTCAAGGGCGATCTTGCTGTCGACACCGAGTTCGCTTGCGATCTCGTGTACGCGTGGTTTGGCAGCCACTTCTCTCCTGTTCCGGGTCCGACCCCGGACAGGGGCAGACCATCAATGACGGACGGGTCTCATTTCGAGCCGCTCATGAGTCGTTACTCATTAGTGATCACGCCGTTCAGCCTGTTCTCTACGTTGCTGGTGTCCACCTCGCCGCGAATGCGGAGCGCACGCCCGAAGGCGCGTCGCCGCTCAGCGAGCCGGTAGCACTCGAGTGTCGGATGCATCCACGCCCCCCTGCCCGGAAGCACGGCCGCATCATCTGCGATGACGTGGGAGTTCTGGGCGACGAGCCTCAGAAGTGAGGCTCGTGGGGCACGCGAACGGCATCCGATGCACGTTCTGACGGGTTCCATCTTACACTCTGCGCTGTGCGGCCGCCGACGGCGGCCGATCGGTGGACATGGCGGCGGCCGCTCGACGGCCGTTGGGGTCAGTCCGACTCGAGGACCGAGTCGGGCTGGATGTCGATCTTCGCGCCCGTCAGCTTCGCGGCGAGGCGGGCGTTCTGGCCCTCCTTGCCGATCGCGAGCGAGAGCTGGTAATCGGGCACGAGTGCGCGCACGGCACGCGTCGCCTCGTCGATGACGAACGCGCTCGTGACCTTCGCGGGGCTCAGCGCACTCGCGACGAAGGTCGCGAGGTCCTCGTTCCAGTCGACGATGTCGATCTTCTCTGCGCCGAGTTCGGCCGTGACGGCACGCACGCGCTGCCCGAGCTCGCCGATCGCGGCGCCCTTGGCGTTGACGCCGGGCTGGGTCGCGCGCACGGCGATCTTGGTGCGGTGGCCGGCCTCGCGGGCGAGTGAGACGATCTCGACGACGCCCGACGCGATCTCGGGCACCTCGAGTGCGAAGAGCTTGCGCACGAGCGCGGGGTGGGTGCGCGAGACGGTGATCGAAGGGCCCTTGAGCCCCTTGGCGACGCTCGTCACGTAGACGCGGATGCGCTGGCCGTGGAGGTATTCCTCGCCGGGCACCTGCTCTTCGGGCGGCAGGATCGCCTCGACCGTGCCGAGGTCGATGTGCACCATGCGCGGGTTCGGACCCTGCTGGATGATGCCGGCGACGATGTCGCCCTCGCGCCCGCGGAACTCGCCGAGCACGGCGTCGTCGGCGATGTCGCGCAGGCGCTGGTTGATGACCTGCTTCGCGGCGAACGCGGCGATGCGGCCGAAGTCGCTCGGGCTGTCTTCGGCCTCGCCGATGACGTTGCCCTCTTCATCGAGCTCGGGAACGAACACCGAGACGTGGCCGGTCTTGCGATCGAGGTGCGCACGTGCGCCGTCGGGGTTCGCATGTCCGTGCTGGTCGGGATGGGTGTGCTTCAAGTAGGCCATCAGGATGGCCTGCTCGATGATCTCCACCAGCTCGTCGAATGGGATCTCTTTCTCGCGCTCCATCATCCGCAGCACGCTGAGGTCGATATCCATGAACCCGGCCTCCTCTATTCAGCTCTCACGCCGCTTCCCCTCGGAGCGGACAGGACTCTACGGTACCGGATGTCATGACACTCGGGCAGCCACGATGGACGCTCGCGACGCCCTCGACGGTCGGTCGGCGGCTCAATCGGGCGTGGGCGGGCTGTTCACCCAGACGAGCTCGGTCTCGCCGTCGCCGTCGTTGGCGACCCGGTGCGGCGTGCTGCTCGCGAACACGATGCTGTCGCCGGCGGCGAGCAGGTGGATCTCGTCGGCGAGCTCGACGCGCACGCTCCCCCGCAGCACGAGCAGCACCTCCTCCGAGTCGCCGTGCCGGTACTGGCTGGAACCGGTCGATCCCCCGACTTCCATGGTCACGGCGTACATCTCGACGTGGCCGAACGGCGGCTCGGTGAGGAACGCCTTCGTCATGCCGTCGCTCGCGGAGAGTGTGCGCCGGAGGTCGGCGCGCACGACGCGTGCCGCCGACACCGGGCCGGGTTCGACGAGATCGGCGAGTCCGACGCCGAGGGCGTCGGCGAGGCGGCGCAGCGTCGAGACGCTCGCGTTGGTGCGGCCCGTCTCGAGCTGGCTGAGGAAGCCCGAGGTCACCCCCGCCTGCTCTCCGAGCGCACGCTGCGAGAGCCGCCGGGCGACACGGTAGCGGCGCACCTGTTCGCCGACGTCGTTGCCGGTCACTCCTCCACCTCCAGGTCACAGATCACGGATGCCGCGGGGCGCCGGGCCCGCCGCGGTCGCGAGAACTTGGGGGTTGACGCGCCCACGAGACATCCTGCTCAATTGCACTAAGCAACATGTTAAGCACCACCGATCCCAACCCCACCACGGATTGCGAGGCTTTCATCATGACAGGTTCCCGAGGCACCACTCCGCTCAGCTCACGGCTCGGCCGGATCATCCGCGCCCATGCCGAAGCCGATCGCACGGGCGTCCCCGTCGACGACGTGCTCGGGCGCGAGCCCGAGCGGCAGCACGGCGTCAGCCGGCGCGATGCGCTCATCGCCGGCGGCGCGATCGGCGCCGGCGCGGCGCTCGCCATGGCGACGCCCGCCAACGCGGCAGTGGCCAAGCCCGGCCCGGCACCGAAGGTCGTGATCGTCGGCGCCGGCCTCGCCGGCGTGCGCGCCGCCCACTGGCTCTGGCGGGTGAAGGGCATCGCGTCGACCATCTACGAGGGCAGCGCCCGAGCCGGCGGCCGGTGCTACAGCCTGCGCGGCCACTTCGACGACGGCATCGTCGTGGAGCACGGTGGCGCCCTCATCAACACCGACCACAACGCCACGCGCAATCTCGCGTCGAACCTCGGCCTGAGCCTCGACGTCGTCGCCGGCGGCAGCTACCAGGGCTGGGACGACAAGTACTGGATCGACGGCGCCGACTACCCGTACGACGATGCGAACGCCGACTGGGGCGTCGTCTACCAGGCCTTCAAGTCCGCGCTCGCGAGCGCGCCGTACTGCCAGACCTACGACAGCCACACCGCGGCCGGGGTCGCCCTCGACCAGATGAACGTCGACCAGTGGCTCGCCGCGAACGTGCCCGGGGGCCTCTCGAGCCGCTTCGCCAAGCTGATGCAGTCGAACGTGATGAGCGAGTACGGCCTCGAACCGCATGAGCAGTCGGCGCTGAGCCTCGTCTACCTGCTCGGGTGGAACGCGCAGAACAGCCTCTCGCCCGTCAACGGCGCCGACGAGAAGTACTCGGTGAACGGCGGCAACGACCTCATCGTCTCCCGCATGCTCGAGGAACTGCCCGCGAACACCGTGCGCTACGGCTACAAGCTCACCGCGGTCAAGCGCAATGCCGACGGCACCGTGCGCCTCAGCTTCCGGGTCGGCAACACCACGGTCGACCAGACCGCCGACCGCGCCATCCTCGCCGTGCCGTTCACGACGCTGCGCGACTGCGACCTCAGCCAGTCCGGATTCTCGGCGCTGAAACGGCGGGCGATCAACGAGGTCGGACTCGGGGCGAACGCCAAGGTGCACGTGCAGGTGAGCCACCGGCCGTGGGTCGAGCAGGGGTACGGCGGCGCCGCGTACACGAACAAGAGCGGGTTCCAGTGCGGATGGGACGACACGGCCGACCACCCCCTGCCGACGGGCGTCTTCAACTTCTTCCCGTCGGGCGACCAGGTCAAGGCGTGGACGGGCAACGCCTTCGGCCCGGCGAGCGCATCGCAGGTCAGCGGCCTCCTCGCGCAGGCCGAGCCGATCTTCCCCGGTATGACCGCCGCATACACCGGCAAGTCCTACCGCGACTTCTGGTGGGCCAACCCCTGGTCGAAGGGGTCCTACACGGTGCTGCGGCCCGGCCAGTACACCACGCTGTTCGGCGCCGGGTCGACGCCCGAGGGCAACGTGCACTTCGCAGGCGAGCACACGAGCGTCGAGTACTTCGGCTTCCTGAACGGCGCCGTCGTCTCGGGTGAGCGGGCCGCGAAGGCGGTCGCCGCCTAGCGACGGGTGACGAGGGTGACGGATGCCGCGTGGCATCCGTCACCCTCGTCTGTGCTGCACGTGCCCGCTACGCCCGCCAGACCTGCACGACCGAGGGCCGCGGCGCGGCTACGAGCCCGGTGTCGGGGCGGTGCGACGGCACGTAGTCGGGGAAGTACGAGGTCGGTGCACCGACCGTTCCCTCCTCGCCCGGGTGCTGCACGGCGACGAAGACCATGCCCTCCTGGTCGTGGATGACCGGGCCGCAGGTCTCGGCCTCGCGCGGAACGGAGAGGAACTGCTGCACGCGGCCGCGGTCGGGCCCCTCGAGCGGCACCTTGAACAGACCGTCGTTGAACCCGATCTTGCTGGGCGCGCCGTCGGTCGAGATCCAGAGGTTGCCCTCGGAGTCGAACGCGACGTTGTCGGGGCAGGAGATCGGCGAGACGAGCTCCTTCGGGAACCCGGCGAAGTAGGTGTTCTGGTCGACTGCCGGGTCGCCGCAGAGCAGCAGGATGCTCCAGCCGAACGCGGTGCCCGACTGCCCTGTGGTCTCGGTCAGCTCGATGATGTGCCCGTTGCGGTTGCCGGTGACGGGATTCGCCTCGTCGATCGTCGCGAGGCTCCGCGACGAGTTGTTCGTGAGGGCGACGTACACCTTCCCGGTCTTCGGATTGGGCTGCACGTCCTCCGGGCGGTCCATCTTCGTCGCGCCGACGGTGTCGGCCGCGAGTCGCGTGTAGACGAGCACCTCCTGGGTGGTCATGCCGGGGATGACGCTCTCGCCGCCCTGGGTCAGCGGGATCCACTGGCCGGTGCCGTCGAAGAGCCCGTCGGCAGGCAGCGCTCCGGTGCCGGTGATCTCGGCGGCCGGCGAGTTGCCCGTGAACTTCGCGACGTACAGGTCGCCCTCGCTGAGGAGGCCGAGGTTCTTGCGGCGCGCGACCGGGGTGTTCTTCGGATCGAACGTGCCCTTGGAGACGAACTTGTAGAGGTAGTCGTTCGTCTGGTCGTCGCCCATGTAGGCGACCGCGCGGCCGTCCTCGGCGATGATGACGTTGGCGCCCTCGTGCTTGAAACGGCCCATCGCCGTGTGCTTGCGCGGCGTCGAAGACGGGTCCTCGGGGTCGATCTCGACGATCCAGCCGAAGCGGTTGGGCTCGTTCACGAAGCCGGCATCGTGCGCGTCGAAGCGCGGGTCGATGCGCTCGAACGTGTAGGTGGACTTCGCGCTTGGCGTGGCGCGGTAGCGCTTCTGCCCCGCGGTGTCGGCGGCCCAGGCGAAATAGCCGTCGAAGTTCTCCTCGCCCGAGAGCACGGTGCCCCACGGCGTGGTGCCGCCGGCGCAGTTGCCGAGCGTGCCCTTCACCCAGCGCCCCTCGGCGTCCTCGGCGGTCTTCACGAGGTCGGTGCCGGCCGCGGGGCCGGTGAGCTCGAACACGGTGTCGGCGGTGATGCGGCGGTTGCGGCGACCGTCGACGAGATAGCGCCAGGGCCGGCCGAGCTTGCTGCGCCGCAGCTCCACGACCGAGAAGCCGTGAGCGGCCTTGAAGATCGCTGCGCGGCGGTCGAGCTCGGCGGCGTCGCTCGTCGCGGGGAACATGATGCCCGGGTTGACGTACTCGTGGTTGTTCACGAGCACGCCGGTGCGGCCGCTCCGATCGGCGAGGATGTCGAGGTAGTCGCAGTTGTAGCCGAACTGGCCCGCCTGCGCCTCTGGCGTCTGGTTGTCGAAGTCGAGCGCCGGCACGCCCGAGAACAGCGGGTCGCCCCAGCGGATGATCGGCGCCCACGTGTAGCCCGCCGGCACGGTGAAGTCGTCGACGATCTTCGGCACCGGCGAGATGGCGTCGAATTGCAGGCCGCCGCCGCCCGAGGCTCCGCCGCCGGGCGCGGCGACAGCGGTTCCGGCCGGGCTCGCTGCGGCGAGCGCGATGCCCACGGCTCCCGCGGCGCCGAGTCCGAGCAGCGCACGACGCGACAGTGCGGCGGAGGCGATCTCGCGGAAGGCGGGGTTCGATGACGTGTTGCACTCCGGACCGAGACAGGCGTTGCCGCACTTGAAGTGGCACGTCACCGGCGAGCGCTTGCCTCGCACGTGATCGGCCATCGGGAACAGCTGGATATCGGTGATCGTCACGGATCGGTCCTCACGCTCGTGGTCGGGATTCCACTCTGCAGAGTGCTCCCGGAAACCGAATCGGCATCGGACGACCGTTGAACGCGCGGTGAACCCCTGATGAACGGACCGGCGCGCTCGCCCCGGCGCGCCGCCGTCTCGCAGCTGAGCACCGCGACCACCTGCACGAGACGCGCGAGAAGCACTGAACCGCTCGCTCCCATCGATGGGAGCGAGCGGTTCAGGAGACCTGCCGATGTCAGGCGAGTGCTGTCACGACCTCGCCGATCGCGACCTGCGTGCGGTCGCCCGTCGCCCGGTCCCAGACCTCGACGATGCCGTCGGCGACGCCGCGACCGACGATCACGATCTTCGGCACGCCGATGAGTTCGGCATCGCCGAACTTCACGCCGGGCGAGACCTTCGGGCGGTCGTCGAAGAGCACGTCGAGACCGGATGCCTCGAGCTCG
The DNA window shown above is from Agromyces cerinus and carries:
- a CDS encoding YlxR family protein; translated protein: MEPVRTCIGCRSRAPRASLLRLVAQNSHVIADDAAVLPGRGAWMHPTLECYRLAERRRAFGRALRIRGEVDTSNVENRLNGVITNE
- a CDS encoding PhoX family protein gives rise to the protein MADHVRGKRSPVTCHFKCGNACLGPECNTSSNPAFREIASAALSRRALLGLGAAGAVGIALAAASPAGTAVAAPGGGASGGGGLQFDAISPVPKIVDDFTVPAGYTWAPIIRWGDPLFSGVPALDFDNQTPEAQAGQFGYNCDYLDILADRSGRTGVLVNNHEYVNPGIMFPATSDAAELDRRAAIFKAAHGFSVVELRRSKLGRPWRYLVDGRRNRRITADTVFELTGPAAGTDLVKTAEDAEGRWVKGTLGNCAGGTTPWGTVLSGEENFDGYFAWAADTAGQKRYRATPSAKSTYTFERIDPRFDAHDAGFVNEPNRFGWIVEIDPEDPSSTPRKHTAMGRFKHEGANVIIAEDGRAVAYMGDDQTNDYLYKFVSKGTFDPKNTPVARRKNLGLLSEGDLYVAKFTGNSPAAEITGTGALPADGLFDGTGQWIPLTQGGESVIPGMTTQEVLVYTRLAADTVGATKMDRPEDVQPNPKTGKVYVALTNNSSRSLATIDEANPVTGNRNGHIIELTETTGQSGTAFGWSILLLCGDPAVDQNTYFAGFPKELVSPISCPDNVAFDSEGNLWISTDGAPSKIGFNDGLFKVPLEGPDRGRVQQFLSVPREAETCGPVIHDQEGMVFVAVQHPGEEGTVGAPTSYFPDYVPSHRPDTGLVAAPRPSVVQVWRA
- the infB gene encoding translation initiation factor IF-2; this translates as MAAKPRVHEIASELGVDSKIALEKLKEMGEYVKGPSSSIEPPVARRLKAALEAAGAAASAAPAAPAPAKPAAASAAKPGAKPGPKPAPKAPAAPEAPAPVEVAEAPVAEVPLTVAERQAQAEERAAQAAAEKSTDAPAAASTEGDGDVAKPGGAPKPGAAAAPRPGAPRPAGGGTPRPGNNPFSSSQGMGSRPAQPRPGNNPFSSAQGMGQRPSPGNIPRPQAPRPGSPRPGAPRPAGAGGRPGGGFQRPGGAGAGAGARPGGAGGGFQRPGGAPGGGFGGPRPAGGGGRGRGPGGGTAGAFGRGGGKSKSRKSKRTKRAEFEMREAPSLGGVSVPRGDGNTVIRLRRGSSISDFADKIDANPGSLVTVLFHLGEMATATESLDEATFQVLGEELGYKIQVVSPEDEDRELLEGFDIDLDQELEDETDEDLQQRPPVVTVMGHVDHGKTRLLDAIRNANVVAGEAGGITQHIGAYQVHTEHEGIDRAITFIDTPGHEAFTAMRARGAQVTDIAILVVAADDGIMPQTVEALNHAQSANVPIVVAVNKIDKPDANPAKVRQQLTEFGLVAEEYGGDVMFVDVSARENIGIQDLLDAVLLTADAGLDLRANPNKDARGVAIEAKLDKGRGAVATVLIQSGTLRVGDAIVAGTAYGRVRAMVDENGDPVAEATPSRPVQVQGLSSVPRAGDTFLVTEEDRTARQIAEKREAAERNAQLAKARKRISLEDFTRALEEGKVESLNLIIKGDVSGAVEALEESLMKIEVDDSVQLRILHRGVGAITESDVNLATIDNAIIVGFNVRPDTKARERAAREGVDIRFYSVIYNAIDEIEDSLKGMLKPEYEEVQSGVAEIREVFRSSKFGNIAGVIVRSGTITRNAKARVIRDGVVVGDNLAIESLRRFKDDVTEVRTDFEAGIGLGKFNDIQVGDEIETIEMREKPRA
- the nusA gene encoding transcription termination factor NusA → MDIDLSVLRMMEREKEIPFDELVEIIEQAILMAYLKHTHPDQHGHANPDGARAHLDRKTGHVSVFVPELDEEGNVIGEAEDSPSDFGRIAAFAAKQVINQRLRDIADDAVLGEFRGREGDIVAGIIQQGPNPRMVHIDLGTVEAILPPEEQVPGEEYLHGQRIRVYVTSVAKGLKGPSITVSRTHPALVRKLFALEVPEIASGVVEIVSLAREAGHRTKIAVRATQPGVNAKGAAIGELGQRVRAVTAELGAEKIDIVDWNEDLATFVASALSPAKVTSAFVIDEATRAVRALVPDYQLSLAIGKEGQNARLAAKLTGAKIDIQPDSVLESD
- a CDS encoding A/G-specific adenine glycosylase; its protein translation is MPRTPGPDAIAPPVVAWFADAARPLPWRAADVSPWAVLVSEFMLQQTQVARVVPRWEAWIERWPTPAALAAEPPSEAVRAWDRLGYPRRALWLHRAAVEIVERHGGEVPSDLDALLALQGIGPYTARAIAAFAFGLRVPVVDTNTRRVIARSVSGQAEPGPPSTKRDLAAMAELLPRDDDAARRFNAGAMELGATVCTARTPECDSCPIAGSCAWRAAGYPAYAGPRKAVQARFAGSDRQVRGLVMRELRAAHRPVGRAELEPVWADVAQLDRALTTLVADGLAVCDAEGYRLPEG
- a CDS encoding helix-turn-helix domain-containing protein → MTGNDVGEQVRRYRVARRLSQRALGEQAGVTSGFLSQLETGRTNASVSTLRRLADALGVGLADLVEPGPVSAARVVRADLRRTLSASDGMTKAFLTEPPFGHVEMYAVTMEVGGSTGSSQYRHGDSEEVLLVLRGSVRVELADEIHLLAAGDSIVFASSTPHRVANDGDGETELVWVNSPPTPD
- the rbfA gene encoding 30S ribosome-binding factor RbfA; protein product: MADPARARKMADRIKEIVAKRLDKGLRDPRLGFVTITDVRVTGDLQHASIFYTVYGTDEEREDSAKALAAATGMLRSEVGRNITARLTPSLEFIADAIPENAEHISALLREAQTRDAETAELAASAEYAGEADPYVKPREFDEDGDEVQGGDESVDEADAAR
- a CDS encoding flavin monoamine oxidase family protein, with translation MTGSRGTTPLSSRLGRIIRAHAEADRTGVPVDDVLGREPERQHGVSRRDALIAGGAIGAGAALAMATPANAAVAKPGPAPKVVIVGAGLAGVRAAHWLWRVKGIASTIYEGSARAGGRCYSLRGHFDDGIVVEHGGALINTDHNATRNLASNLGLSLDVVAGGSYQGWDDKYWIDGADYPYDDANADWGVVYQAFKSALASAPYCQTYDSHTAAGVALDQMNVDQWLAANVPGGLSSRFAKLMQSNVMSEYGLEPHEQSALSLVYLLGWNAQNSLSPVNGADEKYSVNGGNDLIVSRMLEELPANTVRYGYKLTAVKRNADGTVRLSFRVGNTTVDQTADRAILAVPFTTLRDCDLSQSGFSALKRRAINEVGLGANAKVHVQVSHRPWVEQGYGGAAYTNKSGFQCGWDDTADHPLPTGVFNFFPSGDQVKAWTGNAFGPASASQVSGLLAQAEPIFPGMTAAYTGKSYRDFWWANPWSKGSYTVLRPGQYTTLFGAGSTPEGNVHFAGEHTSVEYFGFLNGAVVSGERAAKAVAA